The Chloroflexota bacterium sequence GGTCGAGACCACGACCCAGTCGCCGTTGTCGATGCCGAGGCTGGCCGCAAGCTCGGTCCCGATCTCCGCGAACCCCTCCGGCTGCAACTCGGCCAGCCAGGGCACCCACCGACTCATCCCACCGGCCGTGTGGTGCTCGGTGAGGCGATAGGTGGTCAGGACGTACGGGAAGCGCGGATCGGCCGGCTCGTGGTAGCGGTTGTCCGGGCGGTCGAAGGCCGGGGCGACCGGGCTGCGCTCCTGCCCGGGGTAGAGCGCGTTGCGGACGGGCGACTCCCACGGCTCGTAGTGGGTCGGCAGCGGGCCATCCTTGAGGCCGGCCATCACGAACAGCGCGCCCCGGCCATCGGCCATCCGCACGAACGGCGCATCGCCAGGGTGAGCGGCCAGCCCCTTCGCGTCGGGCGGCGGCTGGTAGGCGGGCGGTTTGGTGGCCGGGAAGTCTGGCTCATCGTGGCCGGTCCAGCGGCCTTGCGCTTCGTCCCACCAGACCCAGGCCTTGCGCTCGCTCCAGGGGCGGCCCTCGGGATCGGCGGAGCAGCGGTTGTAGAGGATACGACGGTTGCCGGGCCACGCAAAGCCCCAATCGAGGAAGGCGCGGCCCTCGGCGTGGCGGCTCCGCGCGAGGTTCTTGCCCGGCTCCGGCATGATGCCCGAGTAGATCCAGCAGCCGCAGGCCGTCGAGCCGTCATCTTTGAGGGCGGCGTAGCCAGGCACCAGCGCGCCATCCGCCACCGTGTGGCCGTTGATCTCCCGCACGACGGCTTCCAGCTCGATCTCGCCGAGCGGGCCGTGGGTCGGGTACTCCCAGGTGATGGCGCGGATCTGGCGGCCGGCCGGGCTGTTGTCGTCGGCGTACAGCTCGCGCAGCCGGCGGCCCAGCTGATAGACGAAGTCGGCTTCGGAACGGCACTCGGCGGGCGGCTCGACGGCCTTGTCGTGCCACTGCACCAGCCGGTGGGTGTTGGTGAACGAGCCTTCCTTCTCGGCGGCCACGGCCACCGGCATCAGGAAGATCTCGGTCTTGATGTCGGCGGGGCGGACCTTGCCCTCGCGGACCTCTGGCGCGTCGTACCAGAAGGCGGCCGTCTCGATCTCGTGGATGTCGCGGACCACCAGCCAGTCGAGATTCGCCAGCGCCTGCCGCCCCAGCACCGAGTTCTGGCCGCCCACGGCCGGGTTCATGCCCATGCAGAACAATCCCTGCATCAGGCCGTCCTTCATCTGGAGCAGCATCGCCTGGAACGAGTGGTCGGCGTCGATCTTCGGGAGCAGGTCGTAGGCAAAGTCGTTGTCGGGCTGGGCCGCCTCGCCGTACCAGGCTTTGAGCAGGCTGACCATGTACTTCGGCAGCTCGTACCAGATGCCGGTGTCGAGCTTCTCGGCGTCCAGGAAGCCGTCGAGCGAATGGTGCGCTTCCGAGGCGACAGTCGGCATCGGGATGTAGCCGGGCAGCAGGTTGTAGAGGGTCGGGATGTCGGTGCTACCCTGGATGGTGGAGTGCCCGCGCAGCGCCATGATGCCGCCGCCCGGCCGCCCGATGTTGCCGAGCAGCAACTGGAGCAGGGCGCAGCAGGCGATCATCTGCGAGCCGGTGGTGTGCTGGGTCCAGGCGACGGCGTAGCAGAACGCGGTGGTGCGCTCCCGCCCGGAGTTTTGCGCGACGGCCTCGGCGACCTTCAGGAAGAGATCCTGTGGGACGCCGCAGCTCTGCTCGACCATCTCCGGGGTGTACCGCGCAAAGTGCCGCTTGACGATCTGGAAGACGCAGCGGGGGTCTTGCAGGGTCGGGTCGGTGGGGGTTGACCGCGGCGAGCCGCCGGACGGCGCGCCCTCGCGGGGCTGGGCGTCCTGCGAGGCCGCATGGCGCGCGCTGCCGTTCTCCGCGTGTGCCTGCTGGTTCCACGAGGACGGATCGTAGCGCTGGCCGTCGGTGTCGAAGCCGGAGAAGAGGCCGCCGAGATCCTCGGTGTCGGCGTACCCCTCGTCGATCAGGGCCGAGGCGTTGGTGTAGTGGCGGACGTACTCGTCGAAGTAGCGCTCGTGGGTCACCACGTAGTTGACCAGCGCGCCCAGGAAGACGAGATCGCTGCCGGCCCGGATCGGCACGAACAGGTCGGCCATGGCCGAGGTGCGCGAGAAGCGCGGATCGATGTGGATGACCGTCGCGCCGCGCTCCTTGGCCTGCATCACGAAGCGGAACCCGACCGGGTGGTTCTCGGCCATGTTCGAGCCCATGATGACGATGCAGTCGCTGTTGGCAAGGTCATTCAGGGTGGTGGTCGCGCCGCCGCGCCCGAGTCGGGTGCCCAGACCGGGCACGGTGGAGCTGTGTCATATGCGGGCCTGGTTCTCGACGGCGACGATCCCCAGCCCAGCCGTGAACAGCTTCTTGATCAGGTAGTTCTCTTCGTTGTCGAGGGTCGCGCCGCCCAGGTGCCCGATAGCCGTGGTCCGGTTGACGGTGACGCCGTCCGCGTTCTGGTGCTGGAAGGTGGCGTCGCGCGTCTCCTTGACCCGCTGCGCGATGCGCTCCATCGCCCAGGCCAGCGGGCGCTCCTCCCAGCGGTCGGAGAAGGGCGCGCGGTACTTGACGGTCTTGAGCCGGTGGGGGCTGGCGATCAGGCCGGAGGTCGCGGCCCCCTTCGGGCAGAGGGTGCCGCCGTTGATCGGACTGGCGTCGTTCCCCTCGATGTCGAGGATCTGGCCGTCTCTGGTGTAGACCAGTTGCGAGCAGCCGACAGCGCAGTACGGGCAGACGCTGACGGTGACCTCAGCATCCTGGATGCGGGCGTGCAACTGCCTGGTGTGTGCGCTGACGGGGCTGGGGACCATCCCGACGTGCTGCTTGAGAAGGTCGATCAGGCCCATGCCGGCGTGCGCTCCGTGCCGAGAGGATGTCCGCAGCCGTTGGGGACGGCGCAGTCATGCTAGCACGTCGGGCGCAGCTCACCACACGATCCGGCAGTCGGCGCCGAGCGACTGCATGGTCATTGGTGTTCCCGAAACGCCGTCAAACGAGCGGTCGGGGCTGCACGACGAGACCAGCAGGCGATCGCCCTGGAGATGCCTGCGTTGACGCCCCGTCGTCGGGGGTTGATGATGTTCGACGAATTGCCGCGGTAAACGCCATCAACCGCCGGTTGGGCGCCATGTGCCCGAAGGGGCGGAGGCGGCGTCCCCGCAGATGATGAGCTTGAGGTCGCCGTTGGTGGCGTCGTAGTAGCTGACGACCGGATAGCCACTGGCGTTCAGTTGCAGCGAAGTGAACAGGCCGACATAGCCCGACGAGTCGAGCGTCACAAGTCGAGCGTCACAATTGGGTTGACCGGCGTCGGCGTCGCTGTCGGTGCCCTTCGTCCGCTCAGGTTCGTCTCGCTGGTGGCTGCAAGACGATCAGGCTGCTGA is a genomic window containing:
- a CDS encoding molybdopterin-dependent oxidoreductase, which encodes MGLIDLLKQHVGMVPSPVSAHTRQLHARIQDAEVTVSVCPYCAVGCSQLVYTRDGQILDIEGNDASPINGGTLCPKGAATSGLIASPHRLKTVKYRAPFSDRWEERPLAWAMERIAQRVKETRDATFQHQNADGVTVNRTTAIGHLGGATLDNEENYLIKKLFTAGLGIVAVENQARIUHSSTVPGLGTRLGRGGATTTLNDLANSDCIVIMGSNMAENHPVGFRFVMQAKERGATVIHIDPRFSRTSAMADLFVPIRAGSDLVFLGALVNYVVTHERYFDEYVRHYTNASALIDEGYADTEDLGGLFSGFDTDGQRYDPSSWNQQAHAENGSARHAASQDAQPREGAPSGGSPRSTPTDPTLQDPRCVFQIVKRHFARYTPEMVEQSCGVPQDLFLKVAEAVAQNSGRERTTAFCYAVAWTQHTTGSQMIACCALLQLLLGNIGRPGGGIMALRGHSTIQGSTDIPTLYNLLPGYIPMPTVASEAHHSLDGFLDAEKLDTGIWYELPKYMVSLLKAWYGEAAQPDNDFAYDLLPKIDADHSFQAMLLQMKDGLMQGLFCMGMNPAVGGQNSVLGRQALANLDWLVVRDIHEIETAAFWYDAPEVREGKVRPADIKTEIFLMPVAVAAEKEGSFTNTHRLVQWHDKAVEPPAECRSEADFVYQLGRRLRELYADDNSPAGRQIRAITWEYPTHGPLGEIELEAVVREINGHTVADGALVPGYAALKDDGSTACGCWIYSGIMPEPGKNLARSRHAEGRAFLDWGFAWPGNRRILYNRCSADPEGRPWSERKAWVWWDEAQGRWTGHDEPDFPATKPPAYQPPPDAKGLAAHPGDAPFVRMADGRGALFVMAGLKDGPLPTHYEPWESPVRNALYPGQERSPVAPAFDRPDNRYHEPADPRFPYVLTTYRLTEHHTAGGMSRWVPWLAELQPEGFAEIGTELAASLGIDNGDWVVVSTLRGEVETRALVTDRLRPLTVDGRTLHQIGMPWHFGYGGLATGAIANDLIALVEDPNSRIHEAKSLTCNLRPGRLRPGRSRPTGAPSA